From Chryseobacterium gallinarum, one genomic window encodes:
- a CDS encoding multicopper oxidase domain-containing protein — MFLAFFFSVFTFAQTTKTYYTCPMHPEVVSQKPGDCPKCNMTLVKKTVIIQPKVVAKAQEKQIPKAETKTKPVGKNKANIDKKIDVQKVRKPKGPEKTNDTRPDKLKKGSQVLSQSQISYTCPMHPDVVSDQPGKCPKCGMNLVKKENQTHAATENQVIGSPVLKRNSENGRVSFGGKTVRYDLYVKDTIVNFTGKNRRALAINGKLQAPTLYFTEGDTAEIYLHNMLKENTGLHWHGVILPNEHDGVPYLTTKPVKPGETHLYKFKISQNGTYWYHSHEALQEQIGMNGILVFKKRDGEPKTEYNAEIPVLLGDWSDDDPMQIARRLHMANTDWYAVKKNAVQSYWEAIKSGNLGTKALNEWKRMEAMDVSDVYYDKFLINGLPSSTYSNLKAGDKVRLRVANGGSSTYFWLNYGGGKIKVIGNDGNDVVPVEVDRLIVGVSETYDIEVTIPENKSFEFRATSEDRIGHASLWLGSGEKVEAPDLPRLMLFEGMKMMNGMMEMSGNMKPMNMTMGNQMMDMNEVMYPELPESQRKMTMKHMNEMMGIKTKEEKNKEDHSQHAGMDMKEEKTIKRLSYNILKSPEKTILPTDSIREMKFTLEGNMNHYLWTLDNKTVTETDKILVKKGEILRIKMYNNSMMRHPMHLHGHDFRLINSKGEYAPLKNVVDIMPMETVTIEFAANQDGDWFFHCHILYHMMAGMGRVFSYENSKPNPQLPNRKLAWKNFLKDNKMISSMAMLDVASNKIHAETMTMFGPRWANLNEFHSNWDFNHFEGNVKVGRFLGKFQWALPYAGFRVQKNHEIMERQMAEDRGMDFHGKKTWFGQQKASKSKYAFIVGMQYVLPMLITADASIDHNGKVLLELSREDIPLSRRLRGNFSVNSDGEFSTGIRYIVQKWLSLSGNYDNEMGWGAGVTLTY, encoded by the coding sequence ATGTTTCTTGCCTTTTTCTTTTCTGTTTTTACTTTCGCCCAAACAACAAAAACTTATTATACCTGTCCTATGCACCCTGAAGTAGTATCCCAAAAACCGGGAGACTGCCCTAAGTGTAACATGACACTGGTAAAGAAAACAGTGATTATACAACCAAAAGTTGTAGCAAAAGCTCAGGAGAAACAGATACCAAAGGCAGAAACCAAAACAAAACCTGTTGGAAAAAATAAAGCTAATATTGATAAAAAGATTGATGTTCAAAAAGTAAGGAAGCCTAAAGGACCTGAAAAGACGAATGATACCAGGCCTGATAAGCTTAAAAAAGGATCTCAGGTTTTATCCCAATCTCAGATTTCCTATACCTGTCCCATGCACCCCGATGTGGTTTCTGATCAACCGGGAAAATGTCCAAAGTGTGGAATGAATCTGGTGAAAAAAGAAAACCAAACTCATGCAGCAACTGAAAATCAGGTGATTGGAAGTCCGGTTTTAAAAAGGAATTCTGAGAACGGGAGAGTGAGCTTTGGCGGGAAAACTGTCCGTTATGACCTGTATGTAAAAGATACTATTGTTAATTTCACCGGGAAAAACCGAAGAGCACTGGCCATCAATGGTAAGCTCCAGGCACCTACCTTGTACTTTACCGAAGGAGATACCGCTGAAATCTACCTGCACAATATGTTGAAGGAGAATACAGGATTACATTGGCATGGAGTTATTCTTCCCAATGAACATGACGGAGTTCCTTATCTGACCACTAAGCCTGTAAAGCCCGGCGAAACTCATTTGTATAAGTTTAAAATTTCTCAAAACGGAACGTATTGGTATCATTCCCATGAAGCCCTTCAGGAGCAGATTGGGATGAATGGTATTTTGGTCTTTAAAAAAAGAGATGGAGAACCGAAGACAGAATATAATGCTGAAATTCCCGTATTGCTTGGGGACTGGAGCGATGATGACCCTATGCAGATTGCCAGAAGACTTCATATGGCTAATACGGACTGGTATGCAGTGAAAAAAAATGCTGTTCAGAGCTATTGGGAAGCAATCAAATCCGGAAATTTAGGAACCAAAGCATTGAATGAATGGAAAAGAATGGAGGCTATGGATGTAAGCGATGTGTATTACGATAAATTCCTGATAAATGGACTTCCAAGTTCTACCTATTCTAACCTGAAAGCAGGTGATAAAGTGAGATTAAGGGTTGCCAACGGAGGCTCATCCACGTATTTCTGGCTGAATTATGGCGGTGGAAAAATAAAAGTGATAGGAAACGATGGAAATGATGTAGTTCCGGTAGAAGTAGACCGCTTGATTGTAGGAGTTTCTGAAACCTATGACATTGAAGTAACCATCCCTGAAAATAAAAGTTTTGAGTTTCGTGCCACTTCTGAAGACAGGATAGGGCATGCTTCACTCTGGTTGGGCTCAGGTGAAAAGGTAGAAGCTCCCGATCTACCCAGATTGATGCTTTTTGAAGGAATGAAAATGATGAACGGAATGATGGAGATGAGCGGAAATATGAAGCCGATGAATATGACTATGGGAAATCAGATGATGGATATGAATGAAGTGATGTATCCTGAACTTCCGGAGAGCCAAAGAAAAATGACGATGAAACATATGAATGAAATGATGGGGATAAAAACGAAGGAAGAGAAAAATAAGGAAGATCATTCCCAGCATGCCGGAATGGATATGAAAGAAGAAAAAACGATCAAAAGATTATCTTATAATATTTTAAAATCTCCTGAAAAAACAATTCTTCCAACCGATAGTATCCGTGAAATGAAGTTTACACTGGAAGGAAATATGAATCATTATCTATGGACATTGGATAATAAAACAGTTACTGAAACAGACAAAATCCTGGTAAAAAAAGGAGAGATCCTTAGAATTAAAATGTATAATAATTCTATGATGCGTCATCCGATGCACCTTCATGGTCATGATTTCAGACTGATCAATTCGAAAGGAGAATACGCTCCCCTGAAAAATGTGGTTGACATTATGCCGATGGAAACTGTTACGATTGAATTTGCCGCTAACCAGGATGGAGACTGGTTTTTCCACTGTCATATCTTATACCATATGATGGCCGGAATGGGAAGGGTATTCAGCTATGAAAATTCAAAACCCAATCCACAGCTTCCGAATAGAAAACTGGCCTGGAAAAACTTCCTGAAAGATAATAAGATGATCAGTTCTATGGCAATGTTAGATGTAGCAAGCAATAAAATACATGCCGAAACCATGACGATGTTCGGTCCGAGATGGGCTAATTTGAATGAGTTTCATTCTAACTGGGATTTCAATCACTTTGAAGGAAATGTAAAAGTAGGAAGATTCTTAGGAAAGTTCCAGTGGGCTTTGCCTTATGCTGGATTCAGGGTTCAGAAAAATCATGAAATCATGGAAAGGCAAATGGCTGAAGACAGAGGAATGGATTTTCATGGTAAGAAAACCTGGTTTGGACAGCAGAAGGCATCAAAAAGTAAATATGCTTTTATTGTGGGGATGCAGTATGTATTACCTATGTTGATCACCGCTGATGCAAGTATTGATCATAATGGAAAAGTATTATTGGAATTAAGCCGCGAAGACATTCCGCTTTCAAGAAGGTTAAGAGGAAACTTCAGTGTCAATTCTGACGGAGAGTTTTCAACAGGAATACGGTATATCGTGCAGAAATGGTTATCTCTTTCCGGAAACTATGATAATGAAATGGGGTGGGGAGCCGGAGTTACTTTAACCTACTAA
- a CDS encoding DUF3347 domain-containing protein produces the protein MKKYIITAALSLFSIISLSAQSKKDIQVSKLYQNYIAIKTALASDDADKTSKAATEFIKTASTIDYKLVSEGNLNILRKDASAISEARTVTAQRETFMNLSDNMIALTKQFKLSEKPVYVQYCPMADGSWLSDEKQIANPYYGKAMLSCGSVKSEIK, from the coding sequence ATGAAAAAGTATATCATTACAGCAGCCTTATCCTTATTCTCAATCATTTCACTTTCAGCACAATCAAAAAAGGATATCCAGGTTTCCAAGCTGTATCAGAATTATATAGCGATCAAAACAGCTTTAGCGTCAGATGATGCTGACAAGACCTCAAAAGCAGCAACAGAATTCATTAAAACTGCTTCCACAATTGATTATAAATTGGTTTCCGAGGGCAACCTTAATATTTTACGAAAAGATGCTTCTGCCATTTCAGAGGCAAGAACAGTTACTGCCCAGAGGGAAACTTTTATGAATCTTTCGGACAATATGATTGCACTGACCAAGCAGTTCAAACTTTCTGAAAAACCGGTTTATGTACAATATTGCCCGATGGCTGACGGAAGCTGGCTAAGCGATGAAAAACAAATTGCCAACCCCTACTATGGAAAAGCCATGTTGTCTTGCGGAAGCGTAAAGTCAGAAATTAAATAA